The Cryobacterium arcticum genome includes a region encoding these proteins:
- a CDS encoding ISL3-like element ISPfr2 family transposase: MPDATPPAGFGRPDLTAFARLDGLGLSVIGQRLEPDRAVLACRVVEPDQWCRRCGSEGAARDTVIRRLAHEPLGWRPTVLEVVVRRYRCADCGHVWRQDTSAAAEPRAKLSRTGLRWALEGIVVAHLTVARVAEGLGVAWDTANNAVLAEGKRLLINDPKRFEGVKVIGVDEHVWRHTRRGDKYVTVIIDLTPVRDGAGPARLLDMVEGRSKAAFKTWLADRDDAFRDAVEVVAMDGFTGFKTAAAEEIPDAVTVMDPFHVVRLAGDALDRCRRRVQLAIHGHRGFRDDPLYKSRRTLHTGSDLLTDKQSDRLRALFVDDAHVEVEATWGVYQRMIAAYRHEDRQRGRELMEKLITDLSAGVPKVLTELTTLGRTLKKRAADVLAYFERPGTSNGPTEALNGRLEHLRGSALGFRNLTNYIARSLLETGGFRPQLLHPRLG; encoded by the coding sequence GTGCCCGACGCTACCCCGCCGGCCGGCTTCGGCCGCCCTGACCTGACCGCCTTCGCTCGACTCGACGGCCTCGGTCTGAGCGTGATCGGGCAACGACTTGAACCGGATCGTGCGGTCCTCGCGTGCCGCGTGGTGGAACCAGATCAGTGGTGCCGACGGTGCGGCAGCGAAGGCGCCGCTCGTGACACCGTGATCCGGCGGTTGGCCCACGAGCCGCTGGGCTGGCGACCGACCGTGCTGGAAGTTGTAGTGCGCCGCTACCGCTGTGCAGACTGCGGACACGTGTGGCGCCAAGACACCAGCGCCGCGGCGGAGCCACGCGCGAAGCTCTCGCGCACCGGGCTGCGGTGGGCGCTGGAAGGGATCGTGGTCGCACACCTCACCGTCGCCCGTGTCGCCGAGGGACTCGGGGTCGCGTGGGACACCGCCAACAACGCGGTCCTGGCCGAAGGCAAGCGGCTGCTGATCAACGACCCCAAGCGGTTCGAGGGCGTGAAGGTGATTGGCGTCGATGAGCACGTCTGGCGCCACACCAGGCGTGGCGACAAGTACGTCACCGTGATCATCGACCTCACCCCGGTCCGCGATGGCGCCGGCCCAGCAAGGCTGCTGGACATGGTCGAGGGCCGGTCGAAGGCGGCGTTCAAGACCTGGCTCGCCGACCGCGACGACGCCTTCCGTGACGCGGTCGAGGTGGTCGCGATGGACGGCTTCACCGGGTTCAAGACCGCCGCTGCGGAGGAGATCCCGGACGCGGTCACGGTGATGGATCCCTTCCACGTCGTGCGCCTGGCCGGTGACGCCCTCGACAGGTGCCGGCGCCGGGTCCAACTCGCGATCCACGGGCACCGCGGGTTCAGGGACGATCCGCTCTACAAGTCGCGGCGCACGCTGCACACCGGCTCGGACCTGCTCACCGACAAGCAGAGCGACAGGCTACGCGCGCTGTTCGTTGATGACGCTCACGTCGAGGTCGAGGCGACCTGGGGTGTCTACCAGCGCATGATCGCCGCCTATCGCCACGAGGACCGGCAACGTGGCCGCGAGCTCATGGAGAAGCTGATCACCGACCTCAGCGCCGGCGTCCCCAAGGTGCTCACCGAGCTCACCACCCTGGGGCGGACCCTGAAGAAGCGAGCCGCCGACGTGCTCGCCTACTTCGAACGACCCGGCACCAGCAACGGGCCGACCGAGGCACTCAACGGACGGCTCGAACACCTGCGCGGCTCCGCACTCGGGTTCCGCAACCTGACCAACTACATCGCCCGAAGCCTGCTCGAGACCGGCGGCTTCAGACCCCAACTCCTACACCCCCGATTGGGATGA
- a CDS encoding ParB family protein, with product MSDDSTPSRQIDGLSHRAGTPDLSRLQARNRPDPAPQPTAERPKAVRSAPARASQKVAARESEPTTRMTTYLSAETRDRARATYRATSHLEGDKSWSEFVERAIQAEVERRERLHNAGEPYEGDSTPLPVGRPLS from the coding sequence ATGAGCGACGACAGCACCCCCAGCCGACAAATCGACGGCCTGAGCCACCGCGCGGGAACTCCTGATTTGAGTCGCTTGCAAGCCAGAAACCGCCCTGACCCCGCGCCGCAGCCGACTGCGGAACGGCCCAAGGCTGTTAGGTCAGCGCCGGCCCGTGCTTCTCAGAAGGTTGCCGCGCGCGAGAGCGAACCGACCACGAGGATGACCACGTATTTGTCCGCCGAAACCCGAGATCGCGCACGCGCAACGTACCGCGCGACAAGCCACCTCGAGGGTGACAAGAGCTGGTCGGAGTTCGTCGAGCGAGCTATCCAGGCCGAAGTGGAACGCCGGGAGCGCCTGCACAACGCGGGGGAGCCGTACGAAGGCGACAGCACACCCCTACCCGTTGGGCGACCCCTGAGTTAG
- a CDS encoding ParA family protein, with protein sequence MPPALDRTALERVIAVINGKGGVLKTTLTANIGGMLANNGYRVLLVDLDPQGNLAEDLGYTDDARDDTGRALAQALMFGGGAAPIKEVRPNLDVFAGGPALDQATAGLSAKANKDPDGAKLAVAHLLAPIAGDYDMILIDCPPGDETLQTAAVAAARWALVPVKSDKSSRKGLGAVAARLDAVLGVNPTLDLLGVVLVDVGTSAHVVQREAREHIAELFNADHKVVFTATVRHSEATAQATRERGLLVHELDAQVRKGPKWFEIRRGDAQAQALAPRTASSVADDLQAITQEVVARITAAENQEALA encoded by the coding sequence ATGCCTCCGGCACTTGACCGCACTGCGTTGGAACGCGTTATCGCAGTCATCAACGGCAAGGGGGGAGTCCTGAAGACCACCCTCACTGCCAACATCGGTGGGATGCTCGCCAATAACGGTTACCGCGTCCTCCTTGTGGACCTCGACCCGCAAGGAAATCTAGCCGAGGACCTCGGCTACACCGACGACGCCAGAGACGACACCGGCCGAGCGTTGGCACAAGCGCTCATGTTCGGCGGGGGAGCGGCACCCATTAAAGAAGTGCGGCCGAACTTGGATGTCTTCGCAGGGGGCCCCGCACTCGACCAGGCCACGGCTGGACTCTCCGCCAAGGCGAACAAAGACCCTGATGGAGCCAAGCTTGCCGTCGCCCATCTCCTAGCTCCGATCGCCGGTGACTATGACATGATCCTCATCGACTGCCCGCCCGGCGATGAGACCCTGCAGACGGCAGCAGTCGCTGCCGCCAGGTGGGCACTCGTGCCCGTCAAGAGTGACAAGTCCAGCCGCAAGGGACTCGGCGCCGTCGCAGCACGCCTCGACGCAGTCTTGGGGGTGAACCCGACACTCGACCTTCTCGGCGTCGTCCTCGTTGACGTCGGCACTTCAGCCCACGTCGTCCAACGAGAGGCTCGGGAACACATCGCCGAACTTTTCAATGCCGATCACAAGGTGGTCTTTACGGCCACGGTCCGCCACAGCGAGGCAACCGCCCAGGCGACACGTGAACGGGGCCTCTTGGTCCACGAACTCGATGCCCAGGTGCGCAAAGGTCCGAAGTGGTTCGAGATCCGGCGAGGTGACGCTCAGGCGCAGGCCCTCGCGCCACGTACGGCCTCATCGGTCGCTGACGATCTTCAAGCCATTACCCAAGAAGTGGTAGCCCGCATCACCGCTGCCGAGAACCAGGAGGCCCTCGCATGA
- a CDS encoding DUF3846 domain-containing protein, producing MTSAIRSIQIHPTGTITTLNPASESIGADMCRAIGCSMFDVVGLADNIDLFVDDEGLINGSPLNLPATILAHQLGTPAVLFGTAIAVSVTPDGETIGLTDHQIARIHKTLTHRPDDGTIDTLIESLSPFPTIVSMLNNW from the coding sequence ATGACCAGCGCCATCCGCAGCATCCAAATCCACCCCACCGGCACCATCACCACCCTCAACCCGGCCTCAGAGAGCATCGGAGCCGACATGTGCCGGGCCATCGGATGCTCCATGTTCGACGTCGTCGGCCTCGCCGACAACATCGACCTCTTCGTCGACGACGAAGGACTCATCAACGGGTCACCCCTGAACCTCCCCGCCACGATCCTCGCGCACCAGCTCGGCACCCCCGCCGTCCTCTTCGGCACCGCCATCGCCGTCAGCGTCACCCCCGACGGCGAAACCATCGGACTCACTGACCACCAAATAGCCCGGATCCACAAAACACTCACCCACCGACCCGACGACGGCACCATCGACACCCTCATCGAGAGCCTCTCCCCATTCCCCACCATCGTCAGCATGCTCAACAACTGGTGA
- a CDS encoding DUF3560 domain-containing protein translates to MLTITHTHEAGTMIDGTSRGDGTAEVLKSTGWRWGRSISAWFVPQSRDRLPKLHTITRTKTALEAAGFEVTTNIDSTHRATADVEAGKIERQADRVDALAAKAERKTSAEDAAYDKARAALDRLPEGGEPIKVGHHSEGRHRNAIAKADTAMRKSVEASAEATVAQARADAATHTTDARYNPVTVANRIETLGAELRKLERRITAQCYDDTRGYIDATAEQIQARTARLAPHIDEKRDQIAYWEAVRAAQVESGTATGYDRSTVKKGDRVKIRGQWREVVRANLKTVSVTTGYTWTDTAPYAEIQQLVRPE, encoded by the coding sequence ATGCTCACCATCACCCACACCCACGAAGCCGGAACGATGATCGACGGGACCAGCCGAGGCGACGGAACCGCCGAAGTCCTCAAGTCCACCGGATGGCGCTGGGGTCGCAGCATCAGCGCATGGTTCGTCCCCCAGTCCCGCGACCGCCTGCCCAAGCTGCACACCATCACCCGCACCAAGACGGCACTTGAAGCCGCTGGGTTCGAGGTCACAACCAACATCGACAGCACCCACCGCGCGACCGCCGACGTCGAGGCCGGAAAGATCGAGCGCCAGGCCGACCGGGTCGACGCCCTGGCCGCGAAAGCAGAGCGCAAGACCAGCGCGGAAGATGCCGCCTACGACAAGGCCCGGGCAGCGCTGGACCGGCTGCCCGAGGGAGGCGAGCCGATCAAGGTTGGCCACCACTCCGAAGGCCGCCACCGCAACGCGATCGCCAAAGCAGATACAGCCATGCGTAAATCAGTCGAAGCCAGCGCAGAGGCCACCGTCGCCCAGGCCCGCGCCGACGCGGCCACCCACACCACCGACGCCCGTTACAACCCGGTCACCGTGGCCAACCGCATCGAAACGTTGGGCGCTGAGCTCCGCAAGCTCGAACGCCGCATAACCGCGCAGTGCTACGACGACACACGCGGCTACATCGACGCCACCGCCGAGCAGATCCAGGCCCGCACGGCCCGCCTCGCCCCGCACATCGACGAGAAGCGCGACCAGATCGCCTACTGGGAAGCCGTACGCGCCGCCCAGGTCGAAAGCGGCACGGCCACCGGCTACGACCGCTCCACCGTCAAGAAGGGCGACCGGGTGAAGATCCGCGGCCAGTGGCGCGAAGTCGTGCGCGCCAACCTCAAAACAGTCAGCGTCACCACCGGCTACACCTGGACCGACACCGCCCCATACGCCGAGATTCAGCAGCTCGTGCGGCCCGAGTAA